ttcaatatataattaacaaatattacatataaatttatatttttataaattctttCAAACATCCATAAATCACTAAATTTAATAGATATTTAATTCAtcatttttgtaatattttaaacatttaattaaattttcataaactcagataaaattttaaaaataatttaatttatataataaaaataaataaataatttaattaaacttttgTTTAGAAAATCATTTATCCTTACAAGTGTTGTTTCTATCTACTATTATCTAAAAATAATCAAGTCCATATGTTTCACCCAAAATGACAATGGGTTAGGGTTATgaacttataatccaaaattcGATGATCAAATCCATTCCATGATTCTAAGTTCATATTCTGTTGAgcaaggtgctttgatgtctccaaatccaaatgAAATGCATGAAGATCATTGTTGctggttgtgtgtgtgtgtctatatgtatttgaatttgttaatccactATCTGTAATGATCCAAGGTTGTTTGATTtcaatccttttgaaaaaagatgtgttttctaaagaaagtgaaaatccaacttgttgaaatgtcgattcaaccggttgttttacacttagtgtattttgaaaaggatttgaaaacgCTTGACTTTATTTGACTTTgatgtcaaaccaattcaatcgattgattttgtgaaaattttaacagaattctgttaagtggtttaaatctgttttaaatgatttaaactAATTTTGGCTCttgtattaaatgctttgaccaattggagtttaaataagttgttttaCACTCTTGGTTGTTGATTAACTAAGAGAAAtcattcaaataatttttttcaatattttaaagagttttggatcattctcaagtgtggaataggattgtccTGTATTCACTATGCTTTAATCTTTGATTGTActcaggtgtattctattcctttCGTTCTTGATTACTGTAATTCTGTGTGAATTGGTGTtatgcaccgcgtttgtcagaagtaataattgtccctaaggacgaatatcgatcccacaaagaacagtgaattatcgagtacaatatttgctaaatataacaacagaacaataaaaaagagtttgaagtgattatgttggcattgatcaataagaaaacaaacaaagaattagttgcttcaattggaaaaattgggattaagtttcatctctctcactctcatgtattttgattagcatgttaatattaagttctttaattgaaattgatgcccgtataaaaatcatttatatcgattcctcgcatataaaatccttaagaatgttccctaactatcgatccctcgcatacttataagaacaacttagaatgaagctcagacgtttaatagcaattaacatttcaagtctattcctagcactcaaatatgttaagtattgttgtttaggtccgaaccctaaaaatacctcccggtcagatttaagattctcaatttgtcacggagaattaaaattaaaacaacaataccaataatcaatcaagaactgaatattaatatataaaatatcacctcaatacataagagtttgagcatattactcccaatcccaaagggtagaattagccacgcatacttctatcaccttccattctcccaattgggttacaattcactctatggtgttttcctctcaatctggcacactaaggttgagcctctagccctctatttatcctagttttctagggttaggttgtttattgtgtcgcgctaatgggctaaatgataaaacacataaaaaaaggcccaatctttctttgcatctttttccattctgggaccttctatctttatctttttagctcaaatcattcatctttaatccaaatctccaatcttccttagaaatctgcaattaacaccaaatttgggaaaaaaatactcttattcaaataaagatcataaaaaatgtaagaaggtataaattcataaattagggattattttatatgtaaattagcaataaatcctcataagtgcctatattttaatatgaaatattactgaaattagacacttatcatgCAATTCCAGGGGTTGTTTTGAAAACTGTGTGGTGTTGCtaaaggtggtgtgtgttcttaaAGGGTTCATCACAACTTTGGTTTGTTGTTTGTAATcaaggtttgattacttagtggttgctgaggactggatgtagctctgggtaaagagtgaaccagtataaacattatATGTTAATTTCTCTAcccttacactctttaaataTGCTTTTGCTTTGATTTCTAACactgctgatataaacaaccgattgtttcgcaaaaacaaccggttgattttctgcaatcaaattaaaaacaattttctaattGGCTGAACtgatttctaattgattgattcttcattgTATTTCAATTTACCTTcaatatttgcgaaaatctttcataaacaattcaccccctcttgtttaagtcCTATAATTCTAACACATTCTATACTAGACCCAATCAAAATGGGGTTATATATGTTACATTTATTATTCTTGAGAGAGAGAAGTTGATTTTttgttcatttatttttattgggAAAGAAAACTTTATTGAGAGGGTCATATAGAAATGctatgaaaaaaatatgaaattatatgtAAAATCATATAATGGCATAATTAAGAACTAAGTAGTAAAATTACCATGTCAGAGACCTATTATTCATGCAATGAGGATTGTTTTACATGGTACAACATCTATGTTGCTTAATAAGAGGTCAATGAGAATCTAAATCTATGAATTTTTTCCTCAGGGCATTGGGGAACTGTATTAACGCACTTATATGAAATATTGCACATGTGCCATCTCGTGAATCAAAACTTACTACATTATTATGTGCTTCATTTGGAAAACTTCAGTTTCTTTTGGAGGTCATATTTAGTAAGTATAAGAATTcatgttttctttttatttatttcttttattactatatttaaattaaatatttccaTTATTGCATGGTATGTCCTAAATGGTAGCTTGTAAAAACACAATCATATCTTGGGTTATTCACATCTTCCTTTATAAGAAAATGGAAAAGAGGtccaataattaaataataatttttttatatattcaatttGCATTTATAGAACATGTGGTTAGGTTTGGAACACTTTGGGTATTGTAGTAACctaacaattaaaaataagttactCACTCACATTCACTCTCAAGGTTtgtattattctttttttacatttttcatgtaataaaattaaacatacaatatttaaaatatttattataataatataagttaaataatttaaaataaataaataaaatattcaaatatacCTATGTGTCGGCCCATCATATTACGTTTTTAGAAATTAATCGTCGGCTAGGCCGACACACCAAACTTAAATTATGCATCGCTCCAGATCGacacaatattattttaattttttttcttattcacTTTGTGCGTCTCATATGTGTCAAAGTGTCCACGAAAAACGTTTTTCATCGACTTTACGTAAGTTTGGACAATGGGAATGACGTCCAAGCTTAAGCGACACAAATATATGCCAGTTAATCGCACGTTTAGTGCAGTATCATTACTATGTATTCTTATttctcaaaataataatattttgatgattatgaaaatttattaattttgtattatcATCTAAGAAAATCTTAGAATTAGAAATCAAAAGAAACTCACaaatcatatatttattttagataaacTAAATTCACAAActatttttcacaaaaaaacagatctatttttaaattttcaccCTGAACAATAATATAATTGGGATGAGATGAAAGCTTATCCATTGATACAGTGTTGGAATGTATCATGTGCGAAACATAAccaaatagaaaaattattgtaaataCAGATGCAGCAGAAGCTTGTGTAGTTTCCACATGTTTGTAGCATGTTCGTGATTGGGTTGACAGCAATGTCAAGAGCTTTTCTCATCGTGGTTTTGGATCCTGATGCTATCAAGGTATGATCTCCCTCGGAGTTCTCTGGAGAGGTATCCCCTGTAGTATTCGGTTACTTTAATTCTCCTGAACACTGCTGGTGTTTTTGGAGTAACAAGGCTTTCTGCTGGACCTATATTTGCTTCCATGCCAGGGTTGTAAAATGTAGCTATGGAAACCCTTTCCTTTTCCTGGTTCACTGTTGCTCGGTGCTCGATGCTTCGATAAATGCCATTTGTCATTATCTACACCCAATTGGTTAAGGTAAGGATCAAACATGTTtgcaaaactttaattattacaAGACTAAAATTGAATTAGCTTTGATTCGTTAAATATTAATAGGATTTACTGAATTTTGAGAAATAATGAACGGGTCATTAAAAATTAGTAAATTTGAAGAGatgaatttgatatttttttataatcggattaaatatttttttttttcatgtttataacattgatttttgtttttagtttaaattttaaacttcttgactatttgtaataaaaaaactacTGGAATGGGAGtcaatacacttttttttaattcgaCGGTATGAtactattataatattttaatttatactaaaattttatttgtcgtataaaaattttaataattttttatattaaacaaagattaaaatttattacgaagtaaactttaaacctaacttaaCTCCATAAAATCGGTTTATGAAGTGAAATTTTCttccatttatttatatataatgataTACTTCCCAACAAAATTGGAATTAAGAATTGTAAGAAgtaaatatattgttttggTGGTGAATTAGTGAATTACCTCAAGCATGTCTCCAAGGTTGATGATGAAAGAATTGGGGAGGGGTTTTATAGGGATCCACAATTCATCTTTCTTAATTTGAAGACCTTCCATTTCATTGGCTTGGAGAAGGATAGTGAGGCCTCCACCATCGGAATGGGGATTGAGTCCCATCACAAGCTCTGGTTGTGGACATGGAGGATAGTAATTCAATCTCATGGATTGAACCCCATCACCAAATAACTCACTAATTTCCTTTGTCTCCACACTCAGGGCATTTTCCATAAGGTCAATGATCTTCATAGCAAGGTTTTTCAATTCGGTACAATAGCTGTCTAAATCATCTCTGCAATCAAATCATTTCAtaacacacacacaaaaaatatGTTTAGTAAACTTCAAAGCCATTAtgcaaacttttattttctcagCAAACCACTACATAggttattttttaagtaaaatcatATGGCTTCTAGTTTTTGGTTTGCCCTATATATCAGTTTGCTATTATGTTGTAGTGTTGACTTAGTCACTTTCAGTTGGTGTTTGTTATTTGTTGTGGCTTTATCAATGTACTTGTACACTTTTGCTGTATTcgattataaaatatttaataattaggT
The sequence above is a segment of the Phaseolus vulgaris cultivar G19833 chromosome 2, P. vulgaris v2.0, whole genome shotgun sequence genome. Coding sequences within it:
- the LOC137811644 gene encoding oxoglutarate-dependent flavonoid 7-O-demethylase 1-like, whose protein sequence is MDPTPTSLTVPFVQEIAKEALTSVPERYVRPLHERPILSTTTPLPQVPIIDLSKLFSPDLKETELQNLHCACKEWGFFQLINHGVSSSLVEKVKRGAHELFNLPIEEKKMFRQREGEGVEGYGQVFVVSEEQKLEWGDMFFMLTLPPRLRKPYLFPNIPLPFRDDLDSYCTELKNLAMKIIDLMENALSVETKEISELFGDGVQSMRLNYYPPCPQPELVMGLNPHSDGGGLTILLQANEMEGLQIKKDELWIPIKPLPNSFIINLGDMLEIMTNGIYRSIEHRATVNQEKERVSIATFYNPGMEANIGPAESLVTPKTPAVFRRIKVTEYYRGYLSRELRGRSYLDSIRIQNHDEKSS